One bacterium genomic window, GCGATGCGGATACCGATTCAGGATCACCGCCACTTTCTCCTGGCGATAGCCCAGGCGCTGGAACAGGGCCAGCGTGCGTTTAAGATTGTAAATCGCAGCGACATCGAGCTGGGTAATGGTAAGAATGGTATCGGCTTCATCCAGCGCGCGAAGGGTGACCTCGCTGAAATAACTGTCGCTGTCGATGAAAATGAAATCGAATTCCAGGCGCAGCAAATCGATGATCTGCGTAATAGCGGCCGGAGAAATGTTGTCCGCCTGCTCCATATTCTCCGGACCGGCGATAAAGGTCACGCCGCTGTGATGACGGGCCAACTTGGAGCGCAGTTGAGCGGTTTCCAGACCGGACAAGTTATCGACAAGTTCCAGGAGGGAGACACGCGGCTTGAGATCAAGAAAAAGAGCGGCGTTGCCCAACTGCATTTTTAGATCCAACAGCAGTACGCGCTTGCCCAGCTGCTTGGCGGCAAACACCGAAAGATTGGTAGCCAGGGTGGTGGCGCCGACACCGCCTTTAACGCCATAGCAGCAGATCACTCTGGCAGGAGCGCGGGTCACGCCCTCCAGCGAACGCTTGTGAGCAGAGAGCACAACCCGCTCGATCTCGTCAGCAGGCATCTTGGGAA contains:
- a CDS encoding AAA family ATPase; amino-acid sequence: MEKALSWIYISNSEDNPGDVFQHLERSEKLLLAGHSENWPSAQTLLNKLQPDLALLDLSQGEEGLKWLEKWTVLFPHTLFFCTAASAAPELIVHAMRKGACEFLLPKMPADEIERVVLSAHKRSLEGVTRAPARVICCYGVKGGVGATTLATNLSVFAAKQLGKRVLLLDLKMQLGNAALFLDLKPRVSLLELVDNLSGLETAQLRSKLARHHSGVTFIAGPENMEQADNISPAAITQIIDLLRLEFDFIFIDSDSYFSEVTLRALDEADTILTITQLDVAAIYNLKRTLALFQRLGYRQEKVAVILNRYPHRMSDDLALIEKSISSPILIRLPLQENGALIESVNTGEPVIMTKPQIRFSLQVAQLLQLLQGGAAAPMPKQSKGGLFKRWGRE